Proteins from a single region of Anastrepha ludens isolate Willacy chromosome 5, idAnaLude1.1, whole genome shotgun sequence:
- the LOC128864692 gene encoding uncharacterized protein LOC128864692, which translates to MSDKPSTSSHSSRRSVKNLNNIDLIGNTAHQITGAKLPCIKQVLQVMFHNMRFVGLTAKDSAKLTISAAVIFWQQARIPIINDDKCVKKLMKVYDQWKNIQRTVPDKRSNAQKQVAEQFTQNLDDLFDIAIGDALEKIRIEEDREFLKLQRQKGRPGCMVGVDMKLYGREKRTQERQEKEEARKRKREEEMARPSDVVNCDDEDAEMPFCETIDEENEPIDDDWEPEKVAGNATSAKKRGRKEFITARLAAALDNAKVSDGMAVHILIAAAEAFGIRAEELAINRLEDTKDVMARFPDNINTVGSLVVHWDGKLLQDLIGRLKVERIAVLVSYNGTSKFLGAPKIESSSGEHIAAAVHETLVKWNIAEYVQGKCFDTTSSNTGTEKGASVLLEKKLKRQLLNLSCRHHVYEILLSSVFEVKLSPSSAPEVLIFERFAKSWTSYDLDSFCSGLNEKMVLLQIDQVEQENIKKFCFDQLTKNQIRDDYKEFLELVLTFLGAGPFNFRTPGPTSNARWMAKAIYCLKIFLFRQQFQLTKREANGLRDICIFLIKLYIKPWFRCTNAIAAPLQDLNFVKAAVQYDQTDSAISKAVTKKLTHHLWYLSEELVALAFFDSDVSHEEKRQMVEKLQSKEPVREAKSTASSKAAASAVNTEQYEGKEYTAMVAPNLFVTANVVLVPDFDPSVYIMS; encoded by the exons atgTCGGATAAACCATCGACCTCAAGTCATTCAAGTAGAAGATCtgtgaaaaatttgaataacaTTGATTTGATCGGCAACACTGCACATCAGATCACGGGCGCCAAACTTCCGTGCATCAAACAAGTGTTACAAGTGATGTTCCATAATATGCGATTTGTTGGACTTACTGCAAAAGACAGTGCAAAATTGACCATAAGTGCAGCTGTAATATTTTGGCAACAAGCTCGCATTCCAATTATTAATGATGATAAGTGtgtgaaaaagctgatgaaagtTTACGACCAATGGAAAAACATACAAAGAACTGTCCCAGATAAAAGGTCAAATGCACAAAAGCAAGTTGCCGAACAATTTACTCAAAATCTTGATGATTTGTTTGATATTGCCATCGGTGATGCGTTGGAAAAAATTCGAATTGAAGAGGAcagagaatttttaaaattgcaaaGACAAAAAGGTCGTCCAGGCTGCATGGTTGGTGTCGATATGAAGTTATATGGGCGAGAAAAACGTACGCAAGAACgacaagaaaaagaagaagcgcGTAAAAGAAAACGCGAGGAAGAGATGGCTAGACCTTCAG ATGTCGTGAATTGTGATGATGAAGATGCTGaaatgccattttgtgaaacgATTGATGAAGAAAATGAACCGATTGACGATGACTGGGAACCAGAGAAAGTAGCTGGTAACGCAACATCCGCCAAAAAAAGAGGCCGAAAAGAATTCATCACAGCAAGATTGGCTGCTGCACTTGATAATGCTAAAGTTTCGGATGGTATGGCCGTGCATATCCTCATTGCAGCTGCTGAAGCATTTGGAATACGGGCTGAAGAGTTAGCTATCAACCGATTGGAAGATACAAAAGATGTGATGGCTCGGTTTCCCGACAAC ataaataccGTTGGATCATTAGTTGTTCATTGGGATGGCAAACTACTACAAGATTTGATTGGTAGACTCAAAGTTGAGCGCATAGCAGTTCTTGTGAGCTACAATGGGACATCCAAGTTCCTCGGAGCACCGAAAATTGAATCGTCAAGTGGAGAACACATTGCTGCTGCGGTTCACGAGACATTAGTTAAATGGAACATTGCGGAGTACGTGCAAGGCAAATGTTTTGACACAACTTCAAGTAATACCGGCACAGAAAAAGGAGCTAGTGTACTcttggaaaagaaactaaagcgTCAGTTGTTAAATTTATCGTGTCGACATCATGTTTACGAGATTCTTCTGTCGAGCGTTTTTGAGGTCAAATTATCACCTAGCTCGGCACCAGAAGTTCTAATTTTTGAAAGATTTGCCAAGTCTTGGACAAGTTACGATTTGGATTCGTTTTGCAGTGGTCTCAACGAAAAAATGGTTCTTTTGCAAATTGATCAAGTTGAACAAgagaacatcaaaaaattttgttttgatcaGTTGACAAAGAATCAAATTCGAGACGATTATAAAGAGTTTCTCGAATTGGTTCTTACATTTCTTGGAGCAGGACCGTTCAACTTCCGTACACCAGGACCAACGAGTAACGCTCGATGGATGGCAAAAGCTATTTATTGCTTGAAGATTTTCTTATTTCGACAACAATTTCAGCTTACAAAAAGAGAAGCGAATGGTTTGCgcgatatttgcatttttctcaTCAAACTTTATATCAAGCCATGGTTCAGATGTACGAATGCTATAGCTGCTCCTCTCCAAGATTTGAACTTCGTTAAGGCTGCTGTTCAATACGATCAAACTGATTCTGCAATCTCAAAGgcagttacaaaaaaattgactCATCATTTATGGTATTTGTCGGAAGAATTGGTAGCCCtagccttcttcgattcagatGTGTCTCACGAAGAGAAACGCCAAATGGTTGAAAAATTACAATCCAAAGAGCCagtt CGAGAGGCAAAAAGTACTGCTTCAAGTAAAGCAGCGGCTTCGGCTGTAAATACCGAGCAGTATGAGGGCAAGGAGTATACAGCAATGGTGGCACCAAACTTATTTGTCACGGCAAACGTAGTACTGGTGCCGGATTTTGATCCGTCCGTATATATTATGTCGTAG
- the LOC128863413 gene encoding uncharacterized protein LOC128863413 has product MVTDENRNVRKIGVQRILKARETTSTAKNSVHSFILPKLNFNATNYYEMIDWSSTILSPPPVLRNVLNADLLSSIDNQPSISQWNLSSFPCHTQAVERTVKLVTEASNKFA; this is encoded by the exons ATGGTCACAGATGAAAATCGGAATGTACGTAAGATTGGGGTACAAAGGATTTTAAAAGCCAGAGAGACAACTTCTACTGCGAAGAATTCGGTGCACTCATTCATTTTGCCAAAACTGAACTTTAATGCCACTAATTACTATGAAATGATCGACTGGTCTTCTACAATACTATCACCTCCTCCAGTACTAAGAAATGTCTTAAATGCAGATCTGTTATCTTCCATTGATAACCAACCATCTATCTCTCAATGGAACTTGTCAAGCTTTCCATGCCACACTCAAGCGGTAGAGCGAACTGTTAAGCTTGTCACTGAAGCGTCGAACAAG TTTGCCTAA